One segment of Tetrapisispora phaffii CBS 4417 chromosome 1, complete genome DNA contains the following:
- the TPHA0A05880 gene encoding uncharacterized protein (similar to Saccharomyces cerevisiae EDC2 (YER035W) and EDC1 (YGL222C); ancestral locus Anc_3.533) codes for MSSDTMYFNSSRVLSVPPKNRTKKKLDKKEINNQKQKNIRQEQIDVILPEQQTLPNGQKPDFGSNSKNNSSKRKSKIENSSPNRNGGKSSIIKGIADTELLSYNFKDLLLSKPNNQSEYLDVSPNRNSNDNSTYSAFASPVNTPTVQHTNLSVVNNPHPQNFHMNHFEHQSSPRMMQPGILPYGQHQIPGPMHSMNGMGVNQPHPLLVQPGLPAHGHAMQMISQQPMLIHPIYGNNVPGNPMRQPFINQNNNNYPIPSGKGPVPTPNNYMLSQPIQYIPHKVVPNNSIPSPPNNVDVIKSNNSNANVQHMNSSSKPSNNNTTKLNKNKSNKRNTNNGRGDNSHTNTFAGASFTTNVPNLQNLPKPSFT; via the coding sequence atgtcTTCCGATACCATGTACTTTAACAGTTCACGGGTGCTCTCTGTGCCACCTAAGAACAGaacaaagaaaaagttggataaaaaagaaattaataatcaaaaacaaaagaatATTAGACAAGAGCAGATCGATGTAATATTACCTGAACAACAGACATTACCGAATGGTCAAAAACCAGATTTTGGTTCGAACTCTAAAAACAATTCTAGCAAAAGGAAGAGTAAGATTGAAAACAGTTCTCCAAATAGAAATGGTGGAAAGAGTTCAATAATTAAAGGTATCGCTGATACTGAATTATTGTCTTACAATTTCAAGGATCTATTATTATCGAAGCCAAATAATCAATCTGAGTATTTGGATGTGTCTCCAAATAGAAATAGCAATGATAATTCGACTTATTCGGCTTTTGCTTCTCCAGTTAATACCCCAACAGTCCAACATACCAATTTATCGGTTGTAAACAATCCACATCCCCAAAATTTCCATATGAATCATTTTGAACATCAATCTTCTCCAAGAATGATGCAACCAGGCATCTTACCATACGGCCAGCACCAAATTCCAGGCCCTATGCATTCAATGAATGGTATGGGCGTAAATCAACCCCACCCATTATTAGTCCAACCTGGTTTACCGGCACACGGCCATGCAATGCAAATGATATCTCAGCAACCAATGTTAATTCATCCAATATATGGAAACAACGTTCCAGGAAATCCAATGAGACAGCCAtttataaatcaaaataataacaattaCCCAATTCCAAGCGGTAAAGGGCCAGTGCCAACGCCAAATAACTACATGTTATCCCAACCGATTCAATACATTCCACATAAAGTCGTTCCAAACAATTCTATTCCTTCACCTCCTAATAACGTTGATGTGataaaatctaataatagtaatgcAAATGTCCAACATATGAATTCGAGTAGTAAACCCTCTAACAATAATACAACTAAActtaacaaaaataaatcaaataaaagaaatactAACAATGGAAGGGGTGATAACAGCCATACAAACACTTTTGCAGGTGCATCATTTACAACAAATGTTCCGAATCTACAAAATTTACCTAAACCAAGTTTTACTTAA
- the TPHA0A05900 gene encoding uncharacterized protein (similar to Saccharomyces cerevisiae PHM8 (YER037W) and SDT1 (YGL224C); ancestral locus Anc_3.536), producing MTDLALQRTLSGHADLQVQYTKVIANQLAKNRAHLESLHYAGSKLGFPVDPEVYPEQDPNLRVFFFDIDNTLYSKSTHIQDLMVQAIMNYLENYLGLDHRTATLMNKEYYKRYGLLVKGLVANNGIDALDYNSMVDDSLPLQNVLSEPNLQLRKMLQDLRASGKFDKLWLFTNAYKNHALRIVKILGIADLFDGITYCDYTQSKNLICKPDARAFEKAKLESGLGDYRNGYFIDDSGNNIRVGLELGLKCVHLQEDTLNNDILGDTPDGALVVKNILDLPKEVPHLFQDQ from the coding sequence ATGACAGACTTAGCTTTACAAAGAACACTTTCAGGTCATGCCGATCTCCAGGTTCAATACACCAAAGTTATTGCAAACCAATTAGCTAAGAATCGTGCGCATTTAGAATCTCTACATTATGCGGGCTCCAAACTCGGGTTTCCCGTAGATCCAGAGGTCTATCCAGAACAAGATCCAAATCTGAgagtatttttttttgatatcgACAATACTCTATACAGCAAGTCAACCCATATCCAAGATTTAATGGTACAAGCAATTATGAACTACTTAGAAAACTATCTTGGGTTGGACCACAGAACTGCAACCCTAATgaataaagaatattaCAAGAGGTACGGTTTATTGGTGAAAGGTTTGGTTGCCAACAACGGAATCGATGCTTTAGACTACAACAGCATGGTGGATGACTCTTTACCTTTACAAAACGTTTTATCTGAACcaaatttacaattaagaaaaatgtTACAAGATTTGAGAGCTTCTGGTAAGTTTGATAAATTGTGGTTATTTACTAATGCATATAAAAACCACGCTTTAAGGATTGTAAAAATTTTAGGGATTGCTGACTTGTTCGATGGCATTACTTATTGTGATTATACACAAAGTAAAAACTTAATTTGTAAACCAGACGCTAGAGCATTTGAAAAAGCAAAACTAGAGAGTGGATTAGGTGATTATCGTAACggttattttattgatgatAGTGGTAATAACATCAGGGTTGGTTTAGAATTAGGGTTGAAGTGCGTGCATTTACAAGAAGATACGTTAAACAATGATATTCTTGGGGATACTCCAGATGGTGCACTAGTGgtgaaaaatattcttgaTCTTCCAAAGGAAGTTCCTCACCTCTTTCAAGATCAGTAA
- the TPHA0A05870 gene encoding uncharacterized protein (similar to Saccharomyces cerevisiae YER034W; ancestral locus Anc_3.532) → MDPFSLKRENRKKFQDKQKLKRSHPTSSARKYRILNRQKQAEEDNTKGENGEDETIKEAPNNLDRYDKEDESAFDDLEDTLVSTVATNKLKEVIKAKEQNNITADRELQISSNKVKTTRDLASMDIKELNTMLQRTTLNNNIPSQESTTNKYSVISKAEKSPIEPNTVKKTRPTHESLVPPTLNKDEDFLDGLI, encoded by the coding sequence atgGATCCATTCAGTttaaaaagagaaaacCGGAAGAAATTCCAAGACAAACAAAAGTTAAAGAGAAGTCATCCTACGTCAAGTGCTAGAAAATATAGAATCCTAAACAGACAAAAACAAGCAGAAGAGGACAATACTAAAGGTGAAAATGGAGAAGATGAAACCATAAAAGAGGCCCCTAACAATTTAGACAGATACgataaagaagatgaatcTGCATTTGACGATTTAGAGGATACCCTTGTCTCGACTGTTGCGACAAACAAACTGAAAGAAGTAATCAAGGCTAAAGAACAAAATAACATAACAGCAGATAGAGAGTTACAGATCTCTTCGAATAAAGTCAAAACCACTAGAGATCTAGCATCAATGGATATCAAAGAACTGAATACAATGCTACAGAGAACTACACTCAATAACAACATACCATCGCAAGAATCAACCACGAATAAATATTCAGTGATTTCAAAAGCAGAAAAAAGCCCAATTGAACCTAATACAGTCAAGAAAACAAGACCAACACATGAATCACTAGTGCCTCCAACATTGAACAAAGACGAGGATTTCTTAGACGGCTTAATATAA
- the ARB1 gene encoding ATP-binding cassette family ATPase ARB1 (similar to Saccharomyces cerevisiae ARB1 (YER036C); ancestral locus Anc_3.534), giving the protein MPPISASKAKRDAKKAERDAKKKAEGKTIRQLGSKKKDNVEEDEATATAKELEKLKLQQDKYGISDRVVTGVLASLETSRDIKLNSVSLLFHGKVLIQDSTLELNYGRHYGLLGENGCGKSTFLKALATREYPIPENIDIYLLDEPAAPTELSALDYVVTEAQNELKRIEDLVEKIIVEDGPESDLLEPLYEKMDSMDPSTFESRAAVILIGLGFNSKTILKKTKDMSGGWKMRVALAKALFVKPTLLLLDDPTAHLDLEACVWLEEYLKRFDRTLVLVSHSQDFLNGVCTNMLDMRMQQITSYGGNYDSYVKTRSELETNQTKQYNKQQEEIAHIKKFIASAGTYANLVKQAKSRQKILDKMEADGLIQPVQPDRVFSFRFSQVDRLPPPVLSFDDISFAYDGKPENNLYNHLNFGVDMDSRIALVGPNGVGKSTLLKIMTGELQAQSGRVSRHSHVKLGVYSQHSQDQLDLTKSALEFVRDKYPEISQDFQYWRGQLGRYGLTGEAQTVQMGTLSEGQRSRVVFALLALEAPNVLLLDEPTNGLDIPTIDSLADAINEFNGGVVVVSHDFRLLDRIAKDIFVVENQTATRWDGSISAYKQKLAKNVVL; this is encoded by the coding sequence ATGCCTCCAATTTCCGCCTCCAAAGCTAAAAGAGACGCTAAAAAAGCTGAAAGAGATGCTAAAAAGAAAGCTGAAGGTAAAACCATCAGACAATTAGGATCTAAGAAGAAGGATaatgttgaagaagatgaggCTACTGCCACTGCCAAAGAacttgaaaaattgaagttaCAACAAGATAAATACGGTATCTCTGATCGTGTCGTTACGGGTGTTTTAGCTTCTTTAGAAACTTCCAGAGATATTAAATTGAATTCTGTTTCTTTGTTATTCCACGGTAAAGTTTTAATTCAAGACTCTACTTTGGAATTAAATTACGGTCGTCACTACGGTTTATTAGGTGAAAATGGTTGTGGTAAGTCTACTTTCTTAAAGGCCCTTGCCACTAGAGAATACCCAATTccagaaaatattgatatttatttattagatgaaCCAGCTGCTCCAACTGAATTATCTGCTTTGGACTATGTTGTCACTGAAGCTCAAAACGAATTGAAGCGTATCGAAGATTTAGTTGAAAAGATCATCGTTGAAGATGGCCCAGAATCCGATTTACTAGAACCATTATATGAAAAGATGGACTCTATGGATCCAAGTACTTTTGAAAGTAGAGCTGCTGTTATCTTAATTGGTTTAGGGTTCAATTCTAAAactattttaaagaagacCAAGGATATGTCTGGTGGTTGGAAAATGCGTGTTGCTTTAGCTAAGGCATTATTCGTTAAACcaactttattattattagatgacCCAACTGCTCATTTGGATTTAGAAGCCTGTGTTTGGTTAGaggaatatttaaagagaTTCGACAGAACTTTAGTTCTAGTTTCCCATTCTCAAGATTTCTTGAACGGTGTCTGCACAAACATGCTGGATATGAGAATGCAACAAATAACTAGTTACGGTGGTAACTACGATTCATACGTTAAAACTCGTAGTGAATTAGAAACTAACCAAACAAAACAATACAACAaacaacaagaagaaatcgCACATATCAAGAAGTTTATCGCTTCCGCTGGTACTTATGCTAACTTGGTTAAGCAAGCTAAGTCTAGACAAAAGATTTTGGATAAGATGGAAGCCGATGGTTTAATCCAACCTGTTCAACCAGACAGAGTTTTCTCGTTCAGATTTTCACAAGTTGATAGATTACCACCACCTGTTTTATCTTTCGATGACATCTCTTTCGCATACGACGGTAAGCCAGAAAACAACTTATACAATCACTTAAATTTCGGTGTTGATATGGATTCCAGAATTGCCTTAGTTGGTCCAAATGGTGTTGGTAAATCTACTTTGTTAAAGATTATGACTGGTGAACTACAAGCTCAATCTGGTAGGGTTTCCAGACATAGTCATGTTAAATTAGGTGTCTACTCCCAACATTCCCAAGATCAATTAGATTTAACTAAATCTGCTTTGGAATTCGTTCGTGATAAATATCCAGAAATTTCTCAAGATTTCCAATACTGGAGAGGTCAATTAGGTCGTTATGGTTTAACTGGTGAAGCCCAAACTGTCCAAATGGGTACTTTATCAGAAGGTCAAAGATCTCGTGTTGTTTTTGCATTATTAGCTTTGGAAGCTCCAAATGTTCTACTACTGGATGAACCTACTAACGGTTTAGACATCCCAACAATCGATTCTTTAGCCGATGCcatcaatgaattcaatggtggtgttgttgttgtttcaCATGATTTCAGATTATTAGACAGGATCGCAAAGGATATTTTCGTTGTGGAAAATCAAACAGCTACAAGATGGGACGGCTCCATTTCGGCTTATAAACAAAAGTTGGCGAAGAACGTTGTTTTatag
- the TPHA0A05910 gene encoding uncharacterized protein (similar to Saccharomyces cerevisiae HVG1 (YER039C) and VRG4 (YGL225W); ancestral locus Anc_3.538), which translates to MSGLSNAVQKSSAYAAPVSVIAFAGSSILMLALNKSLVQDRSFNMHLLFMGIQTGVATLSLLLLKYTDFISVRPLNKFDLKYWLPVGFMMAVALYTASKALKYLTVPVYVLVKNLSLIFITFSEALFFGTGGITSLEALSFVMFIAGAASLCLGDYEQSIALMKKKLGSDISFSYLVNVGYFWIVGAVISSTLFVLLLRKMIQYTKFTDVDTILYNNFIACPILFAASYFLDNWESEFNVDNHFDSNVMAMMIITGFVSLALAYFSALCLSSTSTSSYAMVGAVNRIALCMTGLIFPNFPSNSYSYLGMATALVGGLLFALAKEIKQQKNQQKTKE; encoded by the coding sequence ATGTCAGGTCTAAGCAACGCCGTCCAAAAGAGCAGCGCCTACGCTGCACCTGTCTCTGTGATTGCCTTTGCAGGCTCGTCGATTCTAATGTTGGCCCTAAATAAATCTCTTGTTCAGGACAGGTCCTTCAACATGCATCTGCTGTTCATGGGAATCCAAACAGGTGTCGCCACACTAAGTTTGTTACTGCTGAAGTACACAGATTTCATCAGTGTCCGTCCATTGAACAAGTTCGATCTGAAATATTGGTTGCCCGTGGGTTTCATGATGGCAGTCGCTCTGTATACAGCATCAAAAGCTTTGAAGTACTTGACGGTCCCAGTATACGTCCTGGTGAAAAACTTGTCGTTGATTTTCATCACGTTCTCAGAGGCACTGTTTTTTGGTACAGGCGGGATCACGTCGTTGGAGGCCTTATCCTTCGTTATGTTCATCGCTGGCGCAGCATCTTTATGTTTAGGTGACTATGAGCAGTCCATTGCgttgatgaagaaaaaattaggCAGCGATATCAGTTTCAGTTATTTAGTGAATGTGGGTTACTTTTGGATCGTAGGCGCTGTTATTTCCTCTACGCTGTTCGTCCTGTTACTAAGAAAGATGATTCAATATACAAAATTTACAGATGTCGAcacaatattatataacaaTTTCATTGCATGTCCAATACTATTCGCCGCGTCATATTTCTTAGATAATTGGGAGAGTGAATTCAACGTTGATAATCATTTCGACAGCAATGTCATGGCTATGATGATCATTACAGGCTTTGTCTCCCTCGCACTAGCTTACTTCTCGGCACTCTGTCTCTCATCCACTTCCACTTCCTCTTACGCTATGGTGGGTGCAGTGAATAGAATAGCATTGTGTATGACCGGCCTGATATTCCCTAACTTCCCAAGTAACTCTTACAGTTACTTAGGTATGGCAACTGCACTCGTTGGCGGCCTTTTATTTGCTTTGgcaaaagaaattaaacaacaaaaaaaccAACAAAAAACCAAAGAGtaa
- the TPHA0A05920 gene encoding uncharacterized protein encodes MQTPTQTIATHKHLHLYEYISICNYTLVYIRVDKWCGIWAYGIEETYATLTENAPIPDVCAVKGPQLASAAPRADKKTRDTTYRTLNRTVRATLPGNAAKPGHGSGAVVRDSGPTCVPTTVLLSCGTGRAKWLQKRFVCHGLLPGAGAYCRREYMQRTQLHSHIGQIRQPANASGLSLTARCCVTSFGLTHRTNKPPTDSCQVGSRL; translated from the coding sequence ATGCAAACACCAACGCAAACAATTGCAACCCACAAGCATCTGCatttatatgaatatataagCATCTGCAATTACACACTTGTATATATACGGGTGGACAAATGGTGTGGGATCTGGGCCTATGGCATTGAGGAAACGTATGCAACTTTGACAGAAAACGCACCGATTCCGGATGTCTGCGCTGTCAAAGGTCCGCAGCTCGCGTCTGCCGCGCCAAGAGCTGACAAAAAAACGCGCGACACCACATACCGAACCCTAAACCGGACTGTCCGGGCAACCCTTCCCGGCAACGCCGCTAAGCCCGGTCACGGCTCTGGAGCGGTTGTCCGTGACAGCGGTCCCACTTGCGTGCCCACCACAGTTCTGCTGTCCTGTGGGACGGGGCGGGCGAAGTGGCTGCAAAAAAGGTTTGTCTGCCACGGCCTCCTCCCAGGTGCTGGTGCGTATTGTCGAAGAGAATACATGCAACGCACCCAACTCCACAGCCATATTGGCCAGATAAGACAACCCGCGAACGCGAGCGGGCTGTCGCTCACGGCCCGGTGCTGTGTAACAAGCTTTGGCTTGACTCATCGGACAAACAAGCCACCGACTGACTCGTGTCAAGTAGGCAGCAGGCTATGA